A part of Paraliobacillus zengyii genomic DNA contains:
- a CDS encoding PucR family transcriptional regulator, whose translation MNIAEALKIPALAGCSIIAGLDGEENEILHVNMMDAPDISNYLKPNELLVTTAYHVKDDPQLLLDLIVAMDKKGCAALGIKTQRFLMEIPNEVKALANELKFPIIELPIDTSLGDIVNQTLSSILDKRTDELRFALDTHKQFSDHIMSGKGIQKLLLHVTELIRSPVVLVDPYGKTIASSEKSDVISEVIDNFYSNNLSAYFPKTSLFTFSTMEKKQTYTVSAVYTYEKIAGYLIIFGHVRPDHHAEMLTLEQAANVISFELMKENALKHYERRIRNEFFFHFTENRFTSDQEALNRAKEFALQSDSYYLCTIGKVDKLGSTKSFTSNQRKMDTIYEFIEEELDGLPLSIHLFTRGDLVVLLFEADAVHMEINTVITEALTTIQTKILDRFDHLLSFGISNLARGFIQVKASFTEAQDALKAGQLAGKKGFMQYYQTKDVLELLRMLPENDLVDFYHNTLKDLAKPTQHDRQTLLQTLFVYLESHCQISETAKQLYVHRNTVVYRLEKCEEIIGHPLTDPDFSLRVRLALRMQTILEL comes from the coding sequence ATGAATATAGCTGAAGCTTTGAAAATTCCGGCCTTAGCTGGTTGTAGTATCATTGCGGGATTAGATGGGGAAGAAAATGAGATCTTACATGTTAATATGATGGATGCTCCTGATATAAGTAATTATTTGAAGCCAAATGAGTTATTGGTAACTACAGCTTATCATGTAAAAGATGACCCACAACTTCTGTTAGATTTAATTGTTGCAATGGATAAAAAAGGCTGTGCTGCTTTAGGGATTAAAACACAGCGATTTTTAATGGAAATCCCAAATGAAGTGAAAGCGCTTGCTAACGAGTTGAAGTTTCCTATTATTGAATTACCAATAGATACATCACTTGGGGATATTGTTAATCAAACATTAAGTAGTATTTTGGATAAAAGAACAGATGAGCTAAGGTTTGCATTGGATACGCATAAGCAATTTTCTGATCATATTATGAGTGGAAAAGGCATTCAAAAATTATTGCTGCATGTAACAGAATTAATTCGTTCTCCCGTGGTTCTTGTGGATCCTTACGGAAAAACAATTGCTAGCTCAGAGAAAAGTGATGTAATAAGTGAAGTGATAGACAATTTTTATTCAAATAATTTAAGTGCATATTTTCCAAAAACTTCTTTGTTTACCTTTTCAACTATGGAAAAGAAACAAACGTATACGGTTTCTGCTGTTTATACGTATGAAAAAATAGCTGGCTATTTGATTATATTTGGACATGTTCGTCCAGATCATCATGCAGAAATGTTGACATTAGAACAAGCTGCTAATGTTATTTCGTTCGAATTGATGAAGGAAAATGCATTGAAGCATTATGAACGTAGAATCCGAAATGAATTTTTCTTTCACTTTACAGAAAATCGCTTTACTTCAGATCAAGAGGCATTGAATCGTGCAAAGGAATTTGCACTACAAAGTGATAGTTATTATCTATGTACTATAGGAAAAGTTGATAAATTAGGCTCTACAAAAAGTTTTACAAGTAATCAACGTAAAATGGACACCATCTATGAATTTATCGAAGAAGAATTAGACGGTTTACCATTATCGATACATCTTTTTACAAGAGGTGATTTGGTAGTCTTGTTATTTGAAGCAGATGCTGTGCATATGGAAATAAATACAGTTATTACAGAAGCGTTAACTACCATTCAAACAAAGATATTAGATCGATTTGATCATTTACTTTCTTTTGGTATTAGCAATTTAGCACGTGGTTTCATTCAAGTGAAAGCAAGTTTCACAGAAGCACAAGATGCGCTGAAAGCTGGACAATTAGCGGGAAAAAAAGGATTTATGCAATATTATCAAACAAAGGATGTACTGGAGCTTTTACGCATGCTACCTGAAAATGATTTAGTAGACTTTTATCATAATACATTAAAAGACCTAGCTAAACCGACACAACATGATCGCCAAACGTTGTTACAAACATTGTTTGTTTATTTGGAATCTCATTGCCAAATCTCTGAGACTGCGAAACAATTATATGTACATCGTAATACAGTTGTTTATCGATTAGAAAAGTGCGAGGAAATTATCGGGCATCCTCTCACAGACCCGGATTTTTCCTTGCGTGTACGTTTAGCATTGCGGATGCAAACCATTTTAGAGTTATAA
- the allC gene encoding allantoate deiminase, which produces MVIKSSHEVKVTDVEQMVKWLASFGQSAEGGTNRLLYNEAWIEAQQELEQTMQGFGLATHFDAVGNLFGKLAGTNTEEKAIITGSHIDTVTNGGVYDGVYGIIASLLATQRLYQRYGSPKKTIEVLSLCEEEGSRFPITFWGSGNITGKYQIEDGERIKDNENTILLEAMNNAGVANKNQKSAYRNDIACFIELHIEQGKVLESTNKSIGAVSHIVGQRRFAINVIGESNHAGTTPMPLRRDAMAITAEIIHFITVEAKLFDPDLVATVGQLNTKPNTSNVIAGEVDFSLDIRHFDETILDQFYQKLTLFIEELANLHKMEINCSQWLNAKPVAMDKEMTKLVEEIATEQSIPYKSMISGAGHDAQMFGKFYPTALIFVPSKDGISHSPKEFTSKKDLENGVDILTELLYRLAY; this is translated from the coding sequence TTGGTTATCAAATCAAGCCACGAAGTAAAAGTTACAGATGTGGAACAGATGGTTAAGTGGTTAGCTTCTTTCGGGCAATCAGCTGAGGGTGGTACTAATCGTTTATTATATAATGAAGCATGGATCGAGGCACAACAAGAATTAGAGCAAACAATGCAAGGTTTCGGATTAGCAACACATTTCGATGCGGTCGGAAATTTATTCGGAAAATTAGCTGGTACCAACACAGAAGAAAAAGCAATTATAACAGGCTCCCATATTGATACCGTTACAAACGGTGGTGTCTATGATGGCGTTTACGGTATTATAGCAAGTTTACTAGCGACGCAACGTTTGTATCAACGCTATGGATCACCTAAGAAAACGATTGAAGTCCTTTCCTTATGTGAAGAAGAAGGAAGTCGTTTCCCTATTACTTTTTGGGGATCCGGTAATATTACTGGAAAATATCAGATAGAAGATGGCGAGCGCATTAAGGATAACGAGAACACCATTTTGTTAGAAGCAATGAACAATGCAGGCGTTGCAAACAAAAATCAAAAATCAGCTTATCGTAACGATATTGCTTGCTTTATCGAATTACACATTGAACAAGGAAAGGTTCTCGAAAGTACGAATAAATCAATTGGTGCAGTTAGCCATATTGTCGGACAACGCCGCTTCGCTATCAACGTTATTGGAGAAAGTAATCATGCGGGTACAACCCCAATGCCACTCCGTAGAGATGCAATGGCCATAACCGCTGAAATCATTCATTTTATTACCGTTGAAGCAAAATTATTTGATCCCGATCTGGTTGCTACAGTTGGACAATTAAACACAAAGCCGAATACCTCAAACGTTATTGCAGGTGAAGTAGATTTCAGTCTTGATATAAGACACTTTGATGAGACCATCTTAGATCAATTTTATCAGAAACTCACTTTATTTATCGAAGAACTAGCAAACCTTCATAAAATGGAGATAAACTGTTCTCAATGGTTAAACGCAAAACCTGTTGCAATGGACAAGGAAATGACGAAATTGGTGGAGGAAATCGCCACGGAACAATCAATTCCGTATAAATCAATGATTAGTGGGGCTGGACACGATGCACAAATGTTCGGCAAATTTTATCCTACTGCCTTAATTTTTGTCCCAAGTAAAGATGGTATTAGTCATTCACCAAAAGAGTTTACAAGTAAAAAAGATTTAGAGAATGGTGTTGATATATTAACTGAACTTTTATATCGACTAGCTTATTAA
- a CDS encoding pyridoxal-phosphate-dependent aminotransferase family protein, with protein sequence MTYHELNMPLRTIMTPGPVEVDPRVLRAMATPIVGQFDPSFTSAMNEVMGMLREVFQTENQWAFPVDGTSRSGIEALLCSVIEPGDKVLVPIFGRFGHLLTEICERYGAEVHTMTCPWGEVFNQTDIIEFIKNINPKIVAIVHGETSTGCMQPLDQIGKACRELDALLLVDAVASIGGVEIKVDEWYIDGLIGGTQKCLSIPSGMAPITYNNRIEAVLNKRKKVESGIATEEDRLQEANNTSSFIKSNYLDVSMLQDYWGPRRLNHHTEATSMVYALHEGLRIVLEEGLETRFARHKEHEKALIAGIKAMGLELYGDPSCKLPTVTCITVPNGIDPESVRKMLLDHFGIEIAKSFGPLEGKIWRIGTMGYSCRKENILAVLSALEAVLVRHSAPIKVGKGLQAALDVYQAESIVTS encoded by the coding sequence ATGACTTATCACGAATTAAATATGCCACTCCGTACCATTATGACTCCTGGACCAGTTGAAGTTGATCCACGTGTGCTTCGCGCAATGGCAACACCAATTGTTGGTCAGTTTGATCCTTCCTTCACATCTGCTATGAATGAGGTAATGGGTATGTTACGGGAAGTTTTCCAGACTGAAAACCAATGGGCTTTTCCTGTTGATGGCACATCAAGAAGTGGCATCGAAGCTCTTCTATGTAGCGTTATCGAGCCTGGTGATAAAGTATTAGTTCCGATTTTCGGTAGATTTGGCCACTTACTTACTGAGATTTGTGAACGCTACGGTGCAGAAGTTCATACGATGACATGCCCCTGGGGAGAAGTTTTCAACCAAACTGATATCATTGAATTTATCAAGAATATTAATCCGAAAATTGTTGCGATTGTACATGGAGAAACATCAACTGGGTGTATGCAACCGCTTGATCAAATTGGAAAAGCATGCCGAGAATTAGACGCTTTATTACTAGTTGATGCAGTCGCCTCAATTGGCGGTGTCGAGATAAAAGTGGATGAATGGTATATTGACGGATTAATAGGCGGAACACAAAAGTGTCTATCTATCCCCTCAGGCATGGCACCGATAACATATAATAATAGGATAGAAGCTGTTCTTAACAAACGAAAGAAAGTTGAAAGTGGCATAGCAACAGAAGAAGACCGACTTCAAGAAGCTAACAACACAAGCAGCTTTATTAAAAGTAATTACTTAGATGTAAGCATGTTACAAGATTATTGGGGTCCGCGTCGTTTAAATCATCATACAGAAGCCACTTCGATGGTTTACGCACTTCATGAAGGCCTAAGAATTGTTTTAGAAGAAGGATTAGAAACGCGATTTGCACGTCACAAAGAACATGAAAAAGCACTTATTGCAGGTATTAAAGCAATGGGATTAGAATTATATGGTGATCCTTCTTGTAAATTACCTACCGTTACTTGTATTACTGTACCAAATGGTATCGATCCTGAATCCGTGCGGAAAATGTTACTTGACCATTTCGGTATTGAAATCGCGAAATCATTCGGTCCACTAGAAGGCAAGATCTGGCGTATTGGTACAATGGGCTATAGCTGTCGAAAAGAAAACATCTTAGCTGTACTGAGTGCATTAGAAGCTGTTTTAGTTCGTCACAGTGCTCCAATAAAAGTCGGAAAAGGTTTACAGGCCGCGCTTGATGTCTATCAAGCAGAAAGCATCGTAACATCTTAA
- the allB gene encoding allantoinase AllB, whose product MEILDLLIRNGNVVLADRVENLSIGVKDGKIVQIEKKIDKEAIKVIDANDLYVFPGMIDVHVHFNEPGRTDWEGFETGSNMLAAGGITTFFDMPLNGIPSTITLEAFKEKNAIANKKARIDFKLWGGLVPGNLDQLAALSEAGVVGFKAFLSASGNDEFEAADDWTLLEGMREIAAQNKVLALHAESRTITDFLTKEMKQKNATTAIDYSTTRPIIAEVEAVERALAYAKVTSCALHFVHISSAAAIDRIEQAQLNGLDVTVETCPHYLLYNQDDLVNKGAVAKCAPPLREENERLRLIEKLREGKIDMISSDHSPAPFDLKDPSQYDLLHAWGGISGGQFSLMAMIELAQLYRIPFEEVGNWCAFNPAKRFKQHRKGAIEVGYDADIAIVDLNKETIVKPDNFLAKHKETLYMDRVFPCKVIETFSRGNSVYSTDLTE is encoded by the coding sequence ATGGAGATACTTGATTTATTAATTAGAAACGGCAATGTTGTTTTAGCTGATCGCGTTGAAAATCTTTCCATCGGTGTAAAAGATGGAAAGATTGTTCAAATTGAAAAGAAAATTGATAAAGAAGCAATAAAAGTCATTGATGCTAATGACTTATACGTTTTCCCTGGAATGATTGATGTTCATGTTCACTTTAACGAACCAGGCCGAACAGATTGGGAAGGTTTTGAGACTGGTTCCAACATGCTTGCCGCGGGAGGAATTACAACTTTTTTTGATATGCCTTTAAATGGTATACCATCAACAATTACTCTAGAGGCTTTTAAAGAGAAAAATGCAATCGCAAATAAGAAAGCCCGGATTGACTTTAAACTATGGGGGGGCCTTGTGCCAGGGAATTTAGATCAGCTAGCTGCCCTTTCAGAAGCAGGCGTAGTAGGTTTCAAAGCCTTTTTATCCGCATCTGGAAATGATGAATTTGAAGCAGCAGACGATTGGACATTATTAGAAGGCATGCGAGAGATTGCTGCCCAGAATAAAGTATTAGCACTTCATGCAGAAAGTAGAACAATTACTGACTTTTTAACAAAAGAAATGAAACAAAAAAACGCCACAACAGCCATAGACTATAGTACAACAAGGCCTATCATTGCCGAAGTTGAAGCAGTGGAGCGTGCGCTTGCGTACGCAAAAGTGACAAGTTGTGCGCTGCATTTTGTACACATAAGTAGCGCTGCTGCAATCGATAGAATCGAACAAGCACAGCTCAATGGATTAGATGTCACGGTCGAGACTTGTCCACATTATTTATTATATAACCAAGATGACTTAGTAAACAAAGGTGCAGTCGCCAAATGCGCTCCACCACTTCGAGAGGAAAACGAGCGACTACGTTTAATAGAAAAACTACGCGAAGGGAAAATTGATATGATTAGTTCCGATCATTCTCCAGCTCCTTTCGATTTAAAAGATCCTTCTCAGTATGATTTATTACATGCTTGGGGCGGTATTAGCGGCGGACAGTTTTCACTTATGGCGATGATAGAGCTCGCTCAGCTGTATCGCATACCTTTTGAAGAAGTAGGGAACTGGTGTGCCTTTAATCCTGCAAAACGCTTTAAACAACACCGTAAAGGAGCAATCGAAGTTGGGTATGACGCAGATATAGCTATTGTTGATTTGAACAAAGAGACCATTGTAAAGCCCGATAACTTCCTGGCTAAACATAAAGAAACACTTTACATGGATCGTGTTTTCCCATGCAAAGTTATCGAGACATTTAGCCGCGGCAATTCTGTTTATTCAACTGATTTAACAGAATAA
- a CDS encoding fumarylacetoacetate hydrolase family protein, with the protein MKLVTLEYNGKEEAAIAEDENYYLIKTISEAINENWEHTVDAILKADQFKDIKQWYQSYGKEQIHEHVFKSVSGAKRATLYRSPGKILGIGMNYVAKAMELSGGAPKLNPVFFMKPTSSLIGPNEGIELPSVSNHVTAEAELAIVIGETCKDVSYIDASSYVAGFTSTLDMTAQDIRAEDPLYLQRAKSFDTFFSLGSELITGDEFADIDKIEVQTLLNDHVVHKNTIANMMYSPWFIVSFFSKIMTLNPGDVIMTGTPGSVTIRKGDVPGCKVTGFDLLENTVCNVDKKAALV; encoded by the coding sequence ATGAAGCTAGTTACCTTGGAGTATAACGGAAAAGAAGAAGCGGCAATTGCCGAAGATGAAAACTATTATTTAATTAAAACAATTAGTGAAGCTATTAATGAGAATTGGGAACATACAGTGGATGCTATTTTAAAAGCTGATCAGTTCAAAGATATAAAACAATGGTATCAATCATATGGCAAAGAACAGATTCATGAGCATGTCTTTAAAAGTGTAAGTGGAGCTAAACGAGCAACATTATATCGTTCGCCAGGTAAAATTTTAGGTATTGGTATGAATTATGTTGCAAAAGCAATGGAATTGTCGGGTGGTGCGCCTAAATTAAATCCTGTATTTTTCATGAAGCCTACGAGTAGTCTCATCGGTCCAAATGAAGGGATTGAATTACCGTCTGTATCTAACCATGTTACTGCAGAAGCTGAACTAGCAATTGTTATTGGTGAAACATGTAAGGATGTTAGTTATATAGATGCTTCCTCTTATGTAGCTGGTTTCACTTCTACATTAGACATGACGGCCCAAGATATCCGTGCCGAGGATCCGCTTTACTTGCAACGCGCAAAAAGCTTTGATACTTTTTTCAGTTTGGGAAGTGAGTTGATCACAGGAGATGAATTTGCTGATATTGATAAGATCGAAGTGCAAACGTTATTGAATGATCATGTTGTTCATAAAAATACAATTGCTAATATGATGTATTCTCCATGGTTTATTGTATCTTTCTTCTCGAAAATTATGACACTTAACCCAGGAGACGTTATCATGACAGGAACACCTGGATCAGTAACGATTCGCAAAGGGGATGTACCTGGCTGTAAAGTGACAGGTTTTGATTTACTGGAAAACACTGTATGCAATGTAGATAAAAAAGCTGCTTTAGTCTAG
- a CDS encoding amidase, whose translation MKDLHQAYVKSNLELKPSGNGNLDDLTFSVKDVFAIKKYLNTAGNPDWYRTHKPAEEHAEVIERLLLEGATLKGTTHTDEIMYSLNGENHHYGTPVNPKAPNRIPGGSSSGSAVAVAANLVDFALGTDTGGSVRIPSSYCGIFGFRPTHGSVSLKGVIPLAKSFDTVGWMTRDPILLQTIGKAILPFTNDEDNTSPFKKLIFGGEPWNLVDDTIKESLSEGLEILDQSVSKLVEEEISVEGLEIWADIFKTLQGKEIWTEHGPWIEKEDPYFGPGIKERFAMASKISQSTFDRALERQLQIQKQMNVLLGKDGILAIPTAPGPAPLKDMPSEALNDYRGRAMQLTCIAGLSGLPQVTIPVAQIEGNPIGLSLIANRGQDRRLLEFVANYFYASK comes from the coding sequence ATGAAAGATTTACATCAAGCATACGTAAAAAGTAACCTTGAGTTAAAACCGAGCGGGAATGGTAATTTAGATGATTTAACTTTTTCCGTAAAAGACGTTTTTGCAATTAAAAAATATTTAAATACAGCTGGGAATCCTGATTGGTATCGGACGCATAAGCCTGCTGAGGAACATGCTGAAGTCATAGAAAGATTACTTTTAGAAGGCGCGACGTTAAAAGGTACAACACATACAGATGAGATTATGTATAGTCTGAATGGCGAAAATCATCATTATGGTACACCTGTTAATCCTAAAGCTCCTAATCGCATACCTGGGGGATCTTCTAGTGGTTCAGCGGTTGCGGTGGCTGCCAATCTAGTCGATTTTGCATTAGGAACAGATACAGGTGGTTCTGTTCGGATCCCATCATCCTATTGTGGAATATTTGGATTTCGACCGACACATGGATCAGTTTCCTTAAAAGGTGTGATACCACTAGCAAAAAGCTTTGATACGGTTGGTTGGATGACACGTGATCCAATTCTGTTACAGACGATTGGTAAAGCGATCTTGCCTTTTACTAATGACGAGGATAATACGTCACCATTTAAAAAACTGATTTTTGGTGGTGAACCATGGAATTTGGTAGATGATACTATTAAGGAATCATTATCAGAAGGTTTAGAAATTCTAGATCAGTCGGTGTCTAAGCTAGTTGAAGAAGAAATTTCTGTAGAGGGATTGGAGATATGGGCAGATATTTTTAAAACACTACAAGGAAAAGAAATTTGGACAGAGCACGGTCCTTGGATTGAAAAAGAAGATCCGTATTTTGGGCCAGGAATTAAAGAGCGTTTTGCTATGGCAAGTAAAATCTCGCAGAGCACTTTTGATAGAGCGCTAGAACGTCAATTGCAGATTCAAAAGCAAATGAATGTCTTGTTGGGAAAAGATGGAATACTAGCTATTCCAACCGCACCGGGTCCAGCCCCTTTGAAAGATATGCCGAGTGAAGCATTAAATGATTATCGAGGAAGGGCAATGCAGTTGACTTGTATTGCAGGTTTGTCTGGACTGCCTCAAGTTACGATTCCGGTTGCTCAAATAGAAGGTAATCCGATCGGGTTATCACTAATTGCTAATCGCGGACAAGATCGACGGTTATTAGAATTTGTTGCAAACTATTTTTACGCAAGCAAGTAA
- a CDS encoding (2Fe-2S)-binding protein encodes MGTSERIREKENRAVSISVTVNGEHKQVDVDPTIRLVDILRDEWNLTGTKISCGIGRCGACSVMINGALVNSCLVMAYQVDEAIITTVEGLSTQEDIDPVQQAFLEEGGYQCGYCTPGMVMAVKALLQETPNPTETQIKTALSGNLCRCTGYGGIIRAVQRVVAQT; translated from the coding sequence ATGGGAACAAGTGAACGTATAAGAGAAAAAGAGAATCGTGCTGTTTCTATTTCTGTGACAGTAAATGGTGAACATAAGCAGGTTGACGTGGATCCAACCATTCGGTTAGTTGATATACTTCGTGATGAATGGAATTTAACTGGAACGAAAATTTCTTGTGGGATAGGACGTTGTGGTGCTTGTTCGGTTATGATAAATGGCGCCTTAGTCAATTCGTGTTTAGTGATGGCTTATCAAGTCGATGAAGCTATTATTACGACAGTTGAAGGCTTAAGTACCCAAGAGGATATCGATCCAGTTCAACAGGCATTTTTAGAAGAGGGTGGTTACCAATGTGGTTATTGCACACCTGGTATGGTAATGGCTGTAAAGGCATTGCTCCAGGAGACACCTAATCCAACCGAAACACAAATTAAAACAGCGTTATCCGGTAACTTATGTCGTTGTACAGGTTATGGCGGGATTATTCGTGCAGTACAAAGAGTGGTTGCTCAAACGTAA
- the pucD gene encoding xanthine dehydrogenase subunit D translates to MIEKESYKSKKRIRPDGKGKVTGKLQYLTDLSFPGMLYGKILRSKYPHARILAIDTKRAEQLSGVKAVVTHKDIQGLNGYGIVTPDQPVLCSEFVRYVGDAIATVAATSLEIAEYALTLIEVTYEELPILDDPEKALSKESPKLHPDGNLLHRAGYKKGDVTEGFETCEFIVEETYNVPRQMHAYMETEGGVVVPEDDGKLSIYMGTQHGYKDRFQLARILAMKEEDIRVVSSPMGGSFGGKDELNVQPYGALLAIATGCPVKIHQTRQESVISGIKRHPMRIKMKTGVDKTGKLVAHQVDILADTGAYSTLGPAILDFAVEHAAGPYMIDHIETNGLSVFTNNGVAGEFRGFGGNQITFALEGQLDRLADKVGLEPLEIRQLNIRNKTDLGPMGHRIVATNGMADTLQSIKKHLEKKRAVANFPENKWKVRGMGTAIVMHGGGLGYGRLDPAGGRIRLNKEGKIEIAFGFEEAGQGILSVIETVVTEELGCKVDDLKIVIGDTNLVPSSGSTTASRGTSMVWTAIRKMKPAFQEKILRLVSEIKNVPVEQLCLGHGGVFDTSGNCIMTYQEAVLQAPTEEFVVTTNFDFPTTPDPVDGGHYLYTFGATFAQVEIDLLTGKVKMIDLDQSIAAGPVVSQMGYVGQIEGGGVMALGYSLMEDAIIDKGHYVTKNLDSYLIPSIEDVPFSMETTAIENLEKGDAYGPRGVGEIGTVAVAPAIAQAIHNAIGYRVNRLPVSSEEILFAAHKRSETEWEQVNV, encoded by the coding sequence ATGATTGAGAAGGAATCTTATAAAAGTAAAAAAAGAATTCGACCAGATGGAAAAGGGAAAGTCACTGGAAAATTGCAATACTTAACAGATTTGTCGTTCCCAGGTATGTTATATGGAAAAATACTACGTAGCAAATATCCACATGCAAGAATACTAGCTATTGATACAAAACGTGCGGAACAACTTTCTGGGGTAAAAGCGGTTGTGACGCATAAAGATATTCAAGGATTAAATGGATATGGTATTGTGACGCCTGATCAACCGGTTCTATGTTCAGAGTTCGTTCGTTATGTTGGAGATGCGATTGCAACTGTAGCTGCTACATCTCTTGAAATTGCAGAATATGCTTTGACGTTGATTGAAGTAACGTATGAAGAACTTCCCATACTTGATGATCCCGAAAAAGCATTGTCTAAAGAATCACCAAAACTGCATCCGGATGGCAATCTACTGCATCGTGCGGGATATAAAAAAGGTGATGTAACAGAAGGATTCGAAACATGTGAATTTATTGTTGAAGAGACTTATAATGTACCGCGCCAAATGCATGCCTATATGGAAACGGAGGGTGGCGTTGTAGTCCCAGAAGATGATGGAAAACTTAGCATTTATATGGGGACGCAACATGGTTATAAAGACCGTTTTCAATTAGCACGTATTTTAGCAATGAAAGAGGAGGATATACGAGTTGTATCCAGTCCGATGGGCGGTTCCTTTGGTGGAAAAGATGAATTGAATGTACAACCGTATGGTGCATTATTAGCGATCGCTACTGGTTGTCCTGTGAAGATACATCAAACAAGACAAGAATCTGTTATTTCTGGAATAAAAAGACACCCAATGCGAATAAAGATGAAGACGGGTGTCGACAAAACTGGAAAACTAGTAGCCCATCAAGTAGATATTTTAGCGGATACTGGTGCTTATTCAACTCTAGGCCCCGCTATTTTAGACTTTGCTGTTGAACATGCAGCAGGACCGTATATGATAGATCACATAGAAACAAACGGATTATCAGTTTTCACAAATAACGGAGTGGCTGGTGAATTTAGAGGGTTTGGTGGTAATCAAATTACCTTTGCGTTGGAGGGCCAACTTGACCGATTAGCAGACAAAGTCGGCCTTGAGCCATTAGAGATTCGACAACTTAATATTAGAAATAAGACAGACCTCGGACCGATGGGTCATCGTATAGTGGCAACTAACGGTATGGCAGATACCCTGCAATCGATAAAAAAACATTTGGAGAAAAAAAGGGCTGTAGCTAATTTCCCGGAAAATAAGTGGAAAGTAAGAGGAATGGGAACTGCCATCGTGATGCATGGAGGCGGCTTAGGTTATGGTCGATTAGATCCAGCTGGTGGGAGAATACGATTAAATAAAGAAGGTAAAATTGAAATAGCATTTGGTTTTGAAGAGGCTGGACAAGGGATTTTGAGTGTTATTGAAACAGTTGTAACAGAAGAACTAGGTTGTAAAGTTGATGATTTAAAGATCGTAATTGGGGATACAAACTTAGTTCCCTCTTCAGGGTCAACTACAGCATCACGTGGAACGAGTATGGTATGGACGGCTATCCGCAAAATGAAACCAGCTTTTCAAGAAAAGATCCTGCGTTTAGTTAGTGAAATAAAGAATGTTCCTGTTGAGCAATTGTGCTTAGGTCATGGAGGTGTTTTTGATACGAGTGGAAATTGCATCATGACGTATCAAGAAGCTGTTTTACAAGCGCCAACAGAAGAGTTTGTTGTTACGACTAATTTTGACTTTCCCACAACGCCTGATCCAGTAGATGGTGGACATTACCTATATACGTTTGGAGCAACTTTTGCTCAAGTTGAAATTGATCTTTTAACCGGAAAGGTCAAAATGATTGATCTAGACCAATCAATTGCGGCAGGTCCTGTTGTTAGTCAAATGGGATATGTCGGACAAATTGAGGGTGGAGGAGTAATGGCATTAGGTTATTCATTAATGGAAGATGCGATTATAGATAAAGGGCATTATGTAACGAAAAACTTAGATAGCTACTTAATTCCGAGTATTGAAGATGTTCCTTTTTCTATGGAAACGACAGCTATTGAAAATTTAGAAAAAGGGGATGCTTACGGTCCTCGTGGAGTTGGAGAAATAGGTACGGTGGCAGTTGCGCCAGCCATTGCACAGGCAATTCATAATGCAATAGGCTACAGGGTTAATCGCTTACCAGTCTCTTCTGAAGAAATTTTATTTGCAGCACATAAAAGGAGTGAAACCGAATGGGAACAAGTGAACGTATAA